GCGGCCTGCCACGCCTCGCTGATCCGTGAACGCTTGAGCAGAGCTTCCAACTTGGCTTCGGCGGCGATCTGTTCCGAGGCAATATCGACGTCGATCGCATGCACCAGCACGGTGATCGCCGCGTCCGTGGCGATGAGAGCTGCCTGCCCCACGTGATCAGGGACTTCCTTGAGGATCTGGAAAGATGCCTCGCGCGTCTCGAACTTGCTGTCTGTCACGTACCCGACGTCGTGACGGAAAGCGCGGTCGCGTTCTTCGGTGTTGATCAGCCGCTCGGTCACCCAGCGGGCGACTGCCCGGTACTCCTCCCCAGTCCGGCCTGGCTGCTGCAGTGCGGCGAACTCGGCCACGTGTTCCACGACCGTCTCCTGCCGCACGGCTGTCCGCATGTCGGTGCGCAGCGTTACGAAGTCAATCGCGGCCAAGGCCAGTTCAGCCATGCGGTACGGGTCCCACCCGCGCTCCTTCTTGGCCTTGCTGGCATCCAAGGCCAGCACCGGATAGACCACCGCTAGGGCTCGCATCCGCGACGTGATGCTTTCGTAGATTGCGGACGGCTCTTCAAAGATCACCAGGTCTTCCCCCAATTCCCGGTCTCGCGTTGTGATTTCAAGCTAGGACACGGCACTGACAATCACTCAGAATCCGAACTGGTGCGCTATTTATGGATGCGGTGAGGGGCAGCCTGCGATGGCTGGCGTGCCGCTCTCAGGTGACCGTTCCCAGTTCGTGTGGCCGCCATGGCGGCGGATGGGCGCAGATTAGAGCGGCTGGCGCGAAAGTTATGGCTCAAAGACGTTTCCCTGATCTCCTGCTGAGGTGGAGGTCCTTGGCGTCCGATGGTGTTGTGACGGGGCCGTGCCTCATCCCGGGGCCGATCGCTCCGAAGGTTCGGTAGCGATTGGATGGTGAGGAAGTGGGCGCAGGGTCCTGTCCGGTGAGGCGTTTCTTGCGGATCGGCCGGGGCGGTCTATGCGTGGGAAGGCTGGGCATCCCGGCGAAAGGGGGCAGCATTCGAGTCAAGGGCCCATGACCAGGGCGAGGGCTGGTCATGAAGAGCGACCACCGGGCGTTAACGCCGCGAAATATTGAGGCGCATCGTTCGGCTTCTGGTGCAGACTGGCCGAGCTTATGAGCTGGGTGTATCGCTCCCACGCTTTGAGATCGTTTGGAGGAAGGCGATTGTCTGAGTCCGATCAGTCGGCGGCCCGGTGGAAGAGTGAACCGATGACGACGCGGCTCATCGCTGCTGTTCTCGTCACGGATCCTGACAACGGCAGACTCCTCATCCTGCGGCGGAGCAGCCACTTGGATTTCGCGCCTGGCGAATGGGACGTCCCCAGCGGGAAGGGCGAACCCCGGGAACCGATTACCGCGACTGCGGTACGAGAACTGAAGGAGGAGACGGGCGTCGTCGTCGCCGAGACGGACCTGCGCCTCGTCCACGTCGTCCATGGCTGCTGGGGAGCGGAAGCCCCAGGGATGTTCATGGCCCTGGTCTTCCACACCGACCAGTGGAGTGGTACTCCCCGCAATACGGAGCCGCACAAGCACGACACCATCGCCTGGGTGCCTCCGGACGACCTTCCGCAACCCTTTACACACACCACCCTGGTCGCGGTCAAGCGGTACTTGGACGGGGGCCCGATCCTCTCGTTGGACGGCTGGCAGAGGGCTGATGACGGTCAGTCCGGGCAGCTGCCGCGGGGCCGTCGTCCAAAGTTGTGAAGCTCAGCAATGAGCCGCGCGGCTTCCTTCCCGGCCGCCTCCAGCCGGGGATCCCCTGGGTGCACGTGTGGCCCTGCGACCTCTGCGCAGAAGAACAGCGCCATCAGCCTGCCGGACCTGCTCTCCAGGTCCGGCCTGCGCTCGCTCCACACTCGTTCCGCCAAGGATGGTACGGCGACGGAATGGCCCCGTAGCGTTGCCGCGGCCAGCCCTCGTGGCGCCAAGCCCCAGAGCTTCCTAATGCTGTCCCCTGGGGGGTGGGGGACGCATGGGGGAGCCGTAGGTTCCCGGTGACCGAGAGAGGCCACCGCTCTCCGGCTGGGCGGCACGCAGGGTCTCGTATTTTCTTCACTCCCCCGCAGCCTCTCGCGGAAACAATTCCGCACCTCATCGGCGTTGGTGATCTCCGAGTCGAGGAGGGGAAGGTGTCGGGCCTGAAGCTGTTCCGCACGGACACGACGAATAGCGGAATGACCGAGGTCACGCCGCGTCTTGCTGAGGCCGAGGCAGATGTGCAAGGTCTCGTCGAGGCACACATGGAGACGTTGCTGGGTGTCCGGTTCCTGGCGAGCGAATACCGCACGGGGCCGGTTCACGGGGGCCGCATCGATTCGCTCGGTCTGGACGAGAACGGATCGCCGGTCATCGTCGAGTACAAGCGCGGCGTCGATGCCGGCGTCATCAACCAGGGCCTGTTTTACCTGGCATGGCTGATGGACCATCGCGCCGAATTCGAGCAGCTGGTCCGCGACCGGCTCGGGGTGACGGCCGCGTCCCAGGTCCTGTGGAGCGGACCGCGCCTGATCTGTATCGCCGGCGACTTCACGCGCTACGACGCGCATGCCGTTCGCGAGCACCGGCGGTCGATCGACCTGGTCCGCTACCGACTCTTCGGCAGCGACCTGCTCGGCCTTGAGACCGTGGCGTCCGTGAGCGGCGGCATGCAGGTAGCACGCCGGCCGCGCCGCCAGGCGGTTGCCCGGGCGGCGGCCGACGTCCAGGGCGCGTCGATGGTGGAGCTGGCGAACGCTGTCGACGAGGTACTGCTCGGGCTCGGGGACGGTGTGAACCGCGTCGAGCGCAAGACCTACCGGGCCTATCAGCGGCTGCGGAACTTCGCCTGCCTCTGCCCGCCGCAGCGCAGCAAGCTGCTGGTCTACCTGAAGGTCGATCCGCAGGACGTCGACCTCGTTCCGGGTTTCACCCGTGACGTGTCCGGTCTCGGTCACCACGGGACGGGTGATCTGGAGGTGCAGCTGCGTACGCCGCGAGACGTGGAGCGGGCGCAGGATCTGTTCCGGGCCAGCTACGCGGCGGCGTGATCGTCTGCCGGCCTATGGCTGCTCTGTGGCCGTGGGGTGGCCCTTTTCGACGTGCGAGTAGGGCGTGGCGGTGGACTACCAATGATGTAGGGGATCGCCGGTTGGGCTAACCGGCGATCCCGCGCTATGTTGTCCCGCTCTTGCGTGCTGACGATCAGCGTGTACGGCTGGCAGCGGGGGTGGCCGCGACCGCAGGGGGGACCGGCGGGCTGGTGACGAGGCTCGTTCTGCGTTCGGGGGTTCCGGTCTGTGGGTGGCGAGTGCCGGTTTTGTGGGCGAGGGCCTCGGAGAGATCGGCCAGCAGCGAACTCGGGGTGTGTGGGGACGCGGTGACGGCCCAGGTGGGCCGGTCAGGGCCAGGACCGGCCCAGACGGTCCAGGTGGCCAGGTTGTGGCTCGGGTGCTGGGCGGTGAAGGCGTCGAACTGGACGCCCGCGTCCCCGGTGGGGGACTTCCAGCGGATCCATCGCCCGTCCACGGTGTGCTTCCATCCGGCGTCGGAGAGGGGCTGCATGGCCACGGTGACCATCTTCTCGTCCACCGGGGCGCTGATGGCCGCGTCCCAGCCGTCGCCTTCGGCGAGGTGATTCAGCAGCTCCTCCAACATCGGGGCGGGGGTGGCGCCGGTCGCGGTGAGGACCCACATGCGGTCGGATACGGGTGTCTCGTAGGCGGCCACGGTCCACGCTGTTTCGTGAGCGGGCGTTTCGTGGACGCGCTCGATGCGCAGGGTCTGGGACTCGTGGATGGCGTGGGTCGTCTCGTCCGACCAAGTCCGCCACTTCTCCCATTCGCTGTGGGAGTCGATGAACGCGTCGAGGAGCGCGTCGTGGTCACCGGCATCGGCCAGGTAGGCCGGGACGGTCTCCGGCTCCGGACGGGCCGGTTCGGCCTTGACTGCGGTGAGGGAGAGCGGGGCGCGGGCCTCGGCAGCGGCGCGTTCGGTGTCGGTCAGGGGTGCCGGGCCGGGGCGCATCTCGGCGCCGTGGACCTTCTCGAAGGCGAGCAGGGCCCCAGCGGGTGAGTCGAAGGTGTCGGTGACCTGGCGCAGGTGGTCCTCGCCGTGGAGGTAGACGGACTTGCCGTTGCGGTGGAGGTAGGTGCCGACCGCGACGGTGGTGTGGCCGTCGTGGGCGTGGGCGTGGATGAGGAGCTGGCCGTGGCGGATGTCGTCGTGGATCTTCTGCGCCTGATTGGAGACCTCGCGGATTTCGCTGCGGGTGCACCACGGCATCGGATAGTTCGCCCAGGTCCATTCCTCGTCCATGGCCTCCTGGAGCCGAGGGGTGACCTCCACGGTGATGCCGTCGGCGGACAGGTGCTTGGCTGCGTCCTTGGCCCAGTAGGGCTCCTCGTGGTCGATGCGGACCAGGACCAGGAGGTTGTCGGCGACGACGGTCCAGTCGGCTGCCTCCAGGCTCAGGTGGGCAACGTGGGCCCGGGTGCCGGTCAGGACGGCAGTCACGGCGCTTGGATGGGTGGGGTGGGTGTCGAGGCGAACGTGGGCGTCGATGGTGGGAGTCACGTTGGGGTGTCGTCTCTTCTGCCGGTGGCCGGGCCTTCGGGTCCGGCCACCGGCGTGTGCGGGGTGCTATCGGGTTGCTCGCGCGGCGCGGCCGGTGTACGCGGCCGTCGTTGTTGGCGGGCCGGCACGGGTGGTGGGCGCCGGTCGCGGTTGCGGCGTCGGGACCGTTCCGGTGGCGTGCTGCCAGCGAGTGCGGACGCCGCCGATGTCGGCGAGGGAGCGGCGGGCGCCGACGACGAGCTGGAACGGGGTGTTCGCCGTGTCGCCGGCGTACGCCTCGATGCGCCGGCCGGTGCGATCGGCGGTGGCCAGGATGGAGCGCTGCAGTGCGCGCTCGCTCCAGTGCTCCACGGAACCGGCCGGTTCGGTCAGCAGGTGGAGCACGTCGCCCGGTTCGCTTCCGTCGTCGAGCAGGCCGCGCTGTTGGGCCTCCCACAGGACGGTGACGGGGTCGACGGGCTCGCGGCGGCGCGCCAGGGCGGTCAGGCACTGCCACAGGCCGGCGTGCAAGGGCAGGGTGAGGTCGTCGGGTAGTAGCCACCGGACGGACTCGATGTCGGCAGGGTTGGCGGTGGCGGTCGCGAGCAGCATCTGCTCCTCCTCGACCGCCTCCGTGTAGTCGGGCGCGACGGGCGGCGATGGTGCCGCGGTTCGGGGCAGTACGCCTGCGCGGGGCGGGAAGCGGGCTGCGATGTCGTCCACGACCGCGGCGAGCGCGTCGGCCTCGGCGAGCACCGCCTGGACGGGGTGCGGGAGGGAGACATCGTGGGCGGTCTGGACGAGGCGTTCGGCGGCCGTCTGCAGACGGCGGCGGGCATGTTCGGCCTCGACCATCCGCGCGTAGGCAGGCGCGTGGCGGGACCAGGGACAGACCTGAACGAGGGTGTGCAGGTACGAGGCGGTCAGCCCGCGAGCCTGCTCGCGTCCCGTGGCGAGCACGCGGTCGAGCCACTTGGTGTTCTTTGCGTGCTCGGCAGGGTCGGGCAGTGGCAGGGTGCTGATCGCGGCGTACAGGGCAGCGTGTGCGGCGGTGGAGAACGAGTCGGCGGCGATGCCGCTCACGTCGTCCAGGCGGTGCGGGTCGAGGAGGAGAGCTCCGAGGAGGGCCTGCTCGACGTGGAACACGGGCTGGGCCGGTGCGATGGCGTCGAGGTCGTCTTCGTCGAGTTCGGGGGCGTGGGGCATCAGGCGGCGAGGGTGAAGTCGTCGGGCTCGAGGGTGACGCCGAGGTGCGGGGCGAGGAGGTGGCCGGCGAGCAGCGGGGGAACGGCGTTGCCGATCTGGGAGAACTGTTGGCCCTTGTTGCCGGCCCAGGGGTAGTCGGCGGGGAAGGTCTGCAGGAGGCCGGCCTCGCGGGCGGTGATCCGGATCGGCTCAGGAACGGCTGGCGCATCGGCTTCTTCGGCC
This window of the Streptomyces sp. NBC_01275 genome carries:
- a CDS encoding NUDIX domain-containing protein encodes the protein MTTRLIAAVLVTDPDNGRLLILRRSSHLDFAPGEWDVPSGKGEPREPITATAVRELKEETGVVVAETDLRLVHVVHGCWGAEAPGMFMALVFHTDQWSGTPRNTEPHKHDTIAWVPPDDLPQPFTHTTLVAVKRYLDGGPILSLDGWQRADDGQSGQLPRGRRPKL
- a CDS encoding DUF5655 domain-containing protein → MSGLKLFRTDTTNSGMTEVTPRLAEAEADVQGLVEAHMETLLGVRFLASEYRTGPVHGGRIDSLGLDENGSPVIVEYKRGVDAGVINQGLFYLAWLMDHRAEFEQLVRDRLGVTAASQVLWSGPRLICIAGDFTRYDAHAVREHRRSIDLVRYRLFGSDLLGLETVASVSGGMQVARRPRRQAVARAAADVQGASMVELANAVDEVLLGLGDGVNRVERKTYRAYQRLRNFACLCPPQRSKLLVYLKVDPQDVDLVPGFTRDVSGLGHHGTGDLEVQLRTPRDVERAQDLFRASYAAA
- a CDS encoding DUF317 domain-containing protein; protein product: MTPTIDAHVRLDTHPTHPSAVTAVLTGTRAHVAHLSLEAADWTVVADNLLVLVRIDHEEPYWAKDAAKHLSADGITVEVTPRLQEAMDEEWTWANYPMPWCTRSEIREVSNQAQKIHDDIRHGQLLIHAHAHDGHTTVAVGTYLHRNGKSVYLHGEDHLRQVTDTFDSPAGALLAFEKVHGAEMRPGPAPLTDTERAAAEARAPLSLTAVKAEPARPEPETVPAYLADAGDHDALLDAFIDSHSEWEKWRTWSDETTHAIHESQTLRIERVHETPAHETAWTVAAYETPVSDRMWVLTATGATPAPMLEELLNHLAEGDGWDAAISAPVDEKMVTVAMQPLSDAGWKHTVDGRWIRWKSPTGDAGVQFDAFTAQHPSHNLATWTVWAGPGPDRPTWAVTASPHTPSSLLADLSEALAHKTGTRHPQTGTPERRTSLVTSPPVPPAVAATPAASRTR
- a CDS encoding DnaB-like helicase N-terminal domain-containing protein → MPHAPELDEDDLDAIAPAQPVFHVEQALLGALLLDPHRLDDVSGIAADSFSTAAHAALYAAISTLPLPDPAEHAKNTKWLDRVLATGREQARGLTASYLHTLVQVCPWSRHAPAYARMVEAEHARRRLQTAAERLVQTAHDVSLPHPVQAVLAEADALAAVVDDIAARFPPRAGVLPRTAAPSPPVAPDYTEAVEEEQMLLATATANPADIESVRWLLPDDLTLPLHAGLWQCLTALARRREPVDPVTVLWEAQQRGLLDDGSEPGDVLHLLTEPAGSVEHWSERALQRSILATADRTGRRIEAYAGDTANTPFQLVVGARRSLADIGGVRTRWQHATGTVPTPQPRPAPTTRAGPPTTTAAYTGRAARATR